One window of the Asticcacaulis sp. SL142 genome contains the following:
- a CDS encoding glycosyltransferase family 4 protein, whose amino-acid sequence MTQSAATPLFDVEFSLSIYNRTGKYFIGKDIIDACGDLLGETYYGYYHSKTPPQRLFGKALGRIQHLQVTGKALGGPFGLLPPHRPARPLLHMDPFSIPSTRLTAADAVICHDVGPITHPDLFDPNTRPIYDHIYKQIAAVGPHVIFVSQATQKAFAACYPGAKLASERVIYPAIRQDVSGGEAEPVEGVKGPFLLTVGALGTRKNQIRSMKAFTQSGLAKRGVNYVLCGSKEPGFEAVQKAALETEGVVMLKYVSDAQLAWLYQNASGFVLPSLLEGFGMPVAEAIRYGLVPLVTKDSVLEEVAGDGALGVDAENESEIAAAMIRLIDMPDAERQDRRAQMTAAMSRFVPAAIAQQWREALTDMAK is encoded by the coding sequence TTGACCCAATCTGCCGCAACGCCTTTGTTCGATGTCGAATTTTCCCTGTCCATCTATAATCGGACAGGTAAATATTTCATCGGCAAGGACATTATCGACGCGTGCGGTGATCTGCTGGGGGAAACCTACTACGGTTATTACCACAGCAAGACCCCGCCTCAGCGCCTGTTTGGTAAGGCTTTGGGCCGCATCCAGCACCTTCAGGTGACGGGTAAGGCTTTGGGCGGGCCGTTCGGGCTGTTGCCACCGCACCGACCGGCGCGGCCCCTGCTGCATATGGACCCGTTCAGCATCCCCTCAACCCGGCTGACCGCGGCGGATGCGGTCATCTGCCACGATGTCGGCCCGATCACGCATCCCGATCTGTTCGATCCCAACACCCGCCCGATTTACGACCATATCTATAAACAGATTGCCGCGGTCGGCCCGCACGTCATCTTCGTCAGTCAGGCCACGCAAAAGGCGTTTGCCGCCTGTTATCCGGGTGCCAAACTGGCCAGTGAACGGGTGATCTATCCCGCCATCCGGCAGGATGTCTCCGGCGGCGAGGCGGAGCCGGTCGAAGGCGTCAAAGGCCCATTTTTGCTCACCGTGGGCGCTTTGGGCACCCGTAAGAACCAGATCCGGTCGATGAAAGCGTTTACGCAGTCGGGCCTCGCCAAACGCGGCGTCAACTATGTGCTGTGCGGCTCAAAAGAACCGGGGTTTGAGGCTGTCCAAAAGGCCGCCCTTGAGACCGAAGGCGTGGTCATGCTGAAATATGTCTCGGACGCCCAACTGGCGTGGCTGTATCAGAACGCTTCGGGCTTTGTCCTGCCGAGCTTGCTCGAAGGGTTTGGGATGCCGGTGGCTGAGGCCATTCGTTATGGTCTGGTGCCGCTGGTCACCAAGGATAGCGTCCTCGAAGAAGTGGCGGGCGATGGCGCGCTGGGTGTTGACGCCGAAAACGAGTCTGAGATCGCCGCCGCCATGATCCGGCTGATCGATATGCCAGACGCTGAGCGCCAAGACCGCCGCGCCCAAATGACCGCCGCTATGTCGCGCTTTGTCCCCGCTGCCATCGCCCAGCAATGGCGCGAGGCGCTGACAGATATGGCTAAATAA
- a CDS encoding DsbA family protein: MTDTPPETKPATASVASWFSKPNIAIALGVVAVILAGAPYVVPGVQSLQVRQGLANQPKILEDTIKKLDEVKAAEKQKAADIAIKANHEALYSDARDPVMGNPNGPITIVEFLDYNCAYCKLSTPQVEQLLAENKDVRVVVKEYPIIAESSRALASYALATKDSGRYAEVHHAFMASKFTTEAEVAQALTQMGFDAQTIAAKAKSEAVQDHINAVEKLGTQLEINGTPTFIVGGVVVNGADMNGLKTAIEAQRAKLTTK; encoded by the coding sequence GTGACCGACACGCCTCCTGAGACGAAACCCGCCACCGCATCCGTGGCTTCATGGTTCAGCAAACCCAACATCGCCATAGCGCTGGGCGTTGTGGCCGTCATTCTGGCCGGTGCGCCCTATGTGGTGCCGGGCGTCCAGAGCCTTCAGGTGCGTCAGGGCCTCGCCAACCAGCCCAAAATCCTCGAAGACACCATTAAAAAGCTGGACGAAGTTAAGGCCGCGGAAAAGCAAAAAGCCGCTGATATCGCTATTAAGGCCAATCATGAGGCTCTCTACAGCGATGCCCGCGATCCGGTCATGGGCAACCCGAACGGGCCGATCACCATCGTGGAATTCCTCGATTACAACTGCGCCTATTGTAAGTTGTCGACGCCGCAGGTCGAGCAGCTTCTGGCGGAAAACAAGGACGTGCGGGTGGTCGTGAAGGAGTATCCGATCATCGCCGAATCCTCGCGCGCGCTTGCGTCTTATGCACTGGCGACCAAGGACAGCGGCCGCTACGCCGAAGTCCATCACGCCTTTATGGCATCGAAATTCACCACCGAAGCCGAGGTCGCACAGGCTTTGACTCAGATGGGTTTCGACGCTCAGACCATAGCCGCCAAGGCTAAATCCGAAGCGGTGCAGGATCACATTAACGCCGTCGAAAAGCTGGGCACCCAACTGGAAATCAATGGCACGCCGACCTTTATCGTCGGCGGCGTGGTCGTCAATGGCGCCGATATGAACGGCCTCAAAACTGCCATCGAAGCGCAGCGGGCCAAGCTCACCACCAAATAG